The proteins below are encoded in one region of Pomacea canaliculata isolate SZHN2017 linkage group LG7, ASM307304v1, whole genome shotgun sequence:
- the LOC112569379 gene encoding uncharacterized protein LOC112569379: MLVIVFLGLLAVTLSLDAETSKSLYDVLDGNKDGVVRLNEMFGTYNIVDVNKDGLITFEEFAAGPHPGAPPLSMREAFRYFDDRDNEKNNGVLDSGCVVAFFDDLDVNKNGVITRQEMKDNYLPLFLVK; the protein is encoded by the exons ATGTTGGTAATCGTCTTTCTTGGTCTGCTGGCTGTCACTCTCAG CCTTGACGCCGAAACATCAAAATCCCTGTATGATGTACTCGACGGAAACAAAGATGGGGTCGTTCGACTCAATGAAATGTTTGGCACTTATAACATCGTTGACGTGAACA AAGACGGACTGATCACATTCGAAGAATTCGCCGCTGGACCACATCCCGGGGCGCCCCCTCTTTCCATGAGGGAAGCTTTTAGATATTTCGACGATCGCgacaatgagaaaaataatggcGTTCTCGATTCAGGTTGTGTTGTCGCTTTTTTTGACGACCTGGACGTTAACA aGAACGGAGTAATCACACGTcaagaaatgaaagacaatTATTTACCG CTATTCCTTGTGAAGTAG
- the LOC112569380 gene encoding uncharacterized protein LOC112569380: MLVIVFFGLLAVALSHGLDLSKPLFDLLDQNKDGVVRLNEMFAAYDIVDLSKDGLMTFTEFAAGPHPGSPPLSIEEAFRYFDDRDNDKNNGVLDSGCVVAFFEDLDGNKNGEITLQEMTENYLALFLVK, from the exons ATGTTGGTTATCGTCTTTTTTGGTCTGCTGGCTGTCGCTCTCAG CCATGGCCTCGACCTATCTAAACCACTGTTTGATCTTCTCGACCAAAACAAAGATGGGGTCGTTCGACTCAAtgaaatgtttgctgcttaTGACATCGTTGACTTGAGCA AAGACGGACTGATGACATTCACAGAATTCGCCGCTGGACCACATCCCGGGTCGCCCCCTCTTTCAATCGAGGAAGCTTTTAGATATTTCGACGATCGCgacaatgataaaaataatggcGTTCTCGATTCAGGTTGCGTTGTCGCTTTTTTTGAAGACCTGGACGGTAACA aGAACGGAGAAATCACACTTCAAGAAATGACAGAGAATTATTTAGCG ctaTTCCTTGTGAAGTAG
- the LOC112569361 gene encoding uncharacterized protein LOC112569361 has translation MLVIVFLGLLVVALSLDAETSKSLYDLIDKNKDGVARLSDAFAAYSIVDLNKDGLLTPVEFAAGPHPGSPPLSIEEAFKFYDSRDNEKNDNVIDSGGVVALFDGLDGNKNGKLTLQEMKENYLPLFLGNQDGDSKEHA, from the exons ATGTTGGTTATCGTCTTTCTTGGTCTGCTGGTTGTCGCTCTCAG CCTTGACGCCGAAACATCTAAATCACTGTATGATCTCAtcgacaaaaacaaagatgggGTCGCTCGACTCAGTGACGCGTTTGCCGCTTATAGCATCGTTGACTTGAACA AAGACGGATTACTGACCCCCGTAGAATTCGCCGCTGGACCACATCCCGGGTCGCCCCCTCTTTCAATCGAGGAAGCTTTTAAATTTTACGACAGTCGAgacaatgagaaaaatgatAACGTAATCGATTCAGGTGGTGTTGTCGCTCTTTTTGACGGCCTGGACGGTAACA AGAACGGAAAACTCACACttcaagaaatgaaagagaattaTTTACCG CTATTCCTTGGTAACCAGGACGGTGACAGCAAAGAACACGCCTAG
- the LOC112569370 gene encoding uncharacterized protein LOC112569370 — protein sequence MLVTVFLGLLAVTLSHGIDPSDSLFDLVDGNKDGVVEFSEMLAAFKNDDSNKDGLMTFEEFAAGAHPGSPPLLMSAAFRFYDIRDNKPNDNFLDSGCLVALFNGLDGDKDGKITREEIEDNYLPLFLDDGGDIA from the exons ATGTTGGTCACTGTCTTTCTTGGTCTGCTGGCTGTCACTCTCAG CCATGGCATCGACCCATCTGACTCCCTGTTTGATCTCGTCGACGGAAACAAAGATGGGGTCGTTGAATTCAGTGAAATGCTTGCCGCTTTCAAAAACGATGACTCGAACA AAGACGGACTGATGACATTCGAAGAATTTGCCGCTGGAGCACATCCCGGGTCGCCCCCTCTTTTGATGTCGGCAGCTTTTAGATTTTACGACATTCGCGACAATAAGCCAAATGATAACTTTCTCGATTCAGGCTGCCTTGTCGCTCTTTTCAATGGTCTGGACGGTGACA aGGACGGAAAAATCACACGTGAAGAAATTGAAGACAATTATTTACCG CTTTTTCTTGATGACGGTGGAGACATTGCCTAG
- the LOC112569350 gene encoding uncharacterized protein LOC112569350: MKIIILLGVVTAVVGYSYDDARINGDFVPLDTNNDGYLTLDEVFTKFLADDENGNCKVSLREFADGLRPGNYSQDIIRAAYEFYDKLDGTAHGFLDPFTILHLFKLLDDDNNQKVSLGEHLKAVREIIQISAHDAGVTR, translated from the exons ATGAAGATTATCATCCTTCTTGGTGTTGTGACTGCTGTAGTCGG gtaCAGCTATGATGATGCCAGAATTAATGGCGATTTTGTTCCTCTTGATACAAACAATGATGGTTACCTCACTCTGGATGAAGTGTTCACTAAATTCCTAGCGGATGACGAAAatg GTAATTGCAAGGTTTCCCTCAGAGAGTTTGCTGATGGGCTCCGACCTGGTAACTACTCCCAGGATATCATCAGGGCCGCCTACGAATTCTATGACAAATTGGACGGAACAGCTCACGGATTTTTGGACCCATTTACTATTCTCCACTTATTCAAACTTTTAGACGATGACA acaaCCAGAAGGTGTCTTTGGGAGAGCATTTAAAAGCTGTTCGAGAG aTAATCCAAATCTCCGCTCATGATGCAGGGGTCACACGTTAG